A stretch of the Candidatus Melainabacteria bacterium RIFOXYA2_FULL_32_9 genome encodes the following:
- a CDS encoding AmmeMemoRadiSam system radical SAM enzyme yields the protein MESRKFNVEPLMWEKQDNSYVKCSICHNRCLISPGSTSRCTSRLNVDGEMELNTFGLISSLAADPIEKKPLYHFHPGTKVFSVGGWGCNFTCLHCQNWQISQPTKKEEEILLRQGMGIGGYCVSPQELVELIEKNDCQGLSWTYNEPSTWLEYTIESGKLAKEKGYYTAYVTNGYITPEALDTIAPYLDAFRVDLKSFSDEFYTHVCGIKNWWGIYETTEHAKNLGLHIEVVTNIIPTQNDSEENLRKIAHWIANNLGEDTPWHVTRFFPYNKLEHLPPTPIEKINRAVEIGKEEGLNFIYKGNVGEKSITKCPRCGTTAIERTAIVQVNTTPSGQCTVCSRDLNIDIT from the coding sequence ATGGAATCGAGAAAATTTAACGTAGAACCTTTAATGTGGGAAAAGCAAGATAATAGCTATGTGAAATGCAGCATATGTCATAATAGATGTTTAATTTCTCCTGGATCTACCTCAAGATGCACTTCCAGACTTAATGTTGATGGAGAAATGGAACTGAATACATTCGGACTTATATCCTCATTAGCCGCAGATCCTATTGAAAAGAAACCTCTTTACCATTTTCATCCAGGTACAAAAGTATTTTCAGTAGGAGGTTGGGGTTGCAATTTCACCTGTCTGCATTGCCAAAACTGGCAAATATCGCAACCTACAAAAAAAGAAGAGGAAATTCTCCTTAGACAGGGAATGGGAATTGGTGGATATTGTGTATCACCTCAAGAGCTTGTTGAATTAATTGAAAAAAATGATTGCCAGGGTCTTTCCTGGACTTACAATGAACCTTCAACATGGCTTGAATACACGATAGAATCAGGGAAATTAGCAAAAGAAAAAGGTTATTATACAGCATATGTCACGAATGGTTATATTACACCTGAAGCTTTGGACACAATCGCTCCATATTTAGACGCTTTTAGGGTTGATTTAAAAAGCTTTAGCGATGAGTTTTATACCCATGTTTGCGGCATTAAAAACTGGTGGGGCATTTATGAAACAACTGAACATGCCAAAAATCTGGGACTGCATATAGAAGTGGTTACAAACATTATCCCGACACAAAATGACAGTGAAGAAAATCTAAGAAAAATCGCTCACTGGATAGCAAATAATCTTGGTGAAGACACTCCATGGCATGTGACAAGGTTCTTTCCATACAATAAACTAGAACATTTACCACCTACTCCAATCGAAAAAATCAATAGAGCAGTAGAGATAGGCAAGGAAGAAGGTCTTAATTTTATATATAAAGGCAACGTAGGAGAAAAATCCATAACTAAATGTCCAAGATGTGGAACTACGGCTATAGAAAGAACAGCTATAGTACAAGTTAACACAACTCCCTCAGGGCAATGTACGGTTTGCAGCAGAGATTTAAATATTGATATTACATAA